In Hemibagrus wyckioides isolate EC202008001 linkage group LG21, SWU_Hwy_1.0, whole genome shotgun sequence, the following proteins share a genomic window:
- the LOC131342210 gene encoding PAK4-inhibitor INKA2-like isoform X2 produces the protein MKEAGDDLHDQMNSMMGALQELKLLQVQTALEQLEISGKNCVAPPPSKSINTELEDQQHQSSENSSQEEQVQFHHLHRSSVATSPSTSSLESEGMPLLRKISGYSAPQVEYCGPKMGQTPTDHQSMHPHSSSGVTPVDLSGILHSLSREGPSLDSDYIEDSLDDSGDWTSSLMSRSRNRQPLVLGDNVLADLVGNWLDLPEVDKDCVDGGKGINRPDSPAHPLYLSRSQELCKRFSLTSNIFKKFLRSVRPDRDKLLKEKPGWMPPGHDSEGELFKRPKKTTKTKGRFYLPFWSGGGQQAKGRLCPQPVEEKGQVLGLYLDQGPTDAVEKVQPLLDYSTAVWV, from the coding sequence ATGAAGGAGGCTGGTGATGATCTTCACGATCAGATGAACTCCATGATGGGAGCTCTCCAAGAACTCAAACTTCTCCAAGTCCAAACCGCACTTGAGCAGCTGGAGATCTCAGGAAAAAATTGTGTGGCTCCACCACCATCTAAATCCATTAATACTGAGCTTGAAGACCAGCAACATCAATCATCTGAGAACTCTAGCCAAGAAGAACAAGTTCAATTCCATCATCTACATCGCAGTAGTGTTGCGACTTCACCCTCTACATCCAGCCTAGAGAGTGAGGGTATGCCTTTGCTCAGGAAGATCTCAGGATACTCTGCTCCACAAGTGGAATATTGTGGCCCAAAAATGGGTCAAACACCAACAGACCACCAAAGCATGCACCCTCACTCATCCAGTGGAGTTACACCAGTGGATCTGTCCGGGATTCTCCATAGCTTGTCTCGAGAGGGACCATCTTTGGATAGTGACTACATCGAGGACAGCTTGGACGATTCCGGTGATTGGACGTCCTCCCTTATGAGTCGCAGCCGCAATCGTCAACCTCTGGTACTCGGTGACAACGTGCTTGCTGACCTGGTAGGCAACTGGCTTGACCTACCTGAAGTGGACAAAGACTGTGTTGATGGGGGAAAGGGAATCAACAGACCAGACTCCCCAGCTCACCCACTCTACCTCAGCCGATCCCAAGAACTCTGCAAAAGATTCTCGCTCACCAGCAACATCTTTAAAAAGTTTCTACGTAGTGTGCGACCTGACCGGGACAAACTGTTGAAAGAAAAACCTGGCTGGATGCCACCGGGTCATGACTCTGAAGGAGAGCTTTTTAAAAGACCCAAGAAAACCACCAAGACCAAGGGTAGATTCTACTTACCATTCTGGTCAGGGGGTGGACAGCAAGCCAAGGGTAGATTGTGTCCTCAGCCAGTAGAAGAGAAGGGCCAAGTATTAGGACTTTACCTAGATCAGGGTCCTACAGATGCAGTGGAAAAGGTCCAGCCTTTGCTTGATTACAGTACAGCTGTTTGGGTTTAG
- the LOC131342210 gene encoding PAK4-inhibitor INKA2-like isoform X1 has product MDSCLKRLRQELLSMKEAGDDLHDQMNSMMGALQELKLLQVQTALEQLEISGKNCVAPPPSKSINTELEDQQHQSSENSSQEEQVQFHHLHRSSVATSPSTSSLESEGMPLLRKISGYSAPQVEYCGPKMGQTPTDHQSMHPHSSSGVTPVDLSGILHSLSREGPSLDSDYIEDSLDDSGDWTSSLMSRSRNRQPLVLGDNVLADLVGNWLDLPEVDKDCVDGGKGINRPDSPAHPLYLSRSQELCKRFSLTSNIFKKFLRSVRPDRDKLLKEKPGWMPPGHDSEGELFKRPKKTTKTKGRFYLPFWSGGGQQAKGRLCPQPVEEKGQVLGLYLDQGPTDAVEKVQPLLDYSTAVWV; this is encoded by the exons ATGGATTCATGTTTGAAGAGACTGAGACAAGAACTG CTTTCTATGAAGGAGGCTGGTGATGATCTTCACGATCAGATGAACTCCATGATGGGAGCTCTCCAAGAACTCAAACTTCTCCAAGTCCAAACCGCACTTGAGCAGCTGGAGATCTCAGGAAAAAATTGTGTGGCTCCACCACCATCTAAATCCATTAATACTGAGCTTGAAGACCAGCAACATCAATCATCTGAGAACTCTAGCCAAGAAGAACAAGTTCAATTCCATCATCTACATCGCAGTAGTGTTGCGACTTCACCCTCTACATCCAGCCTAGAGAGTGAGGGTATGCCTTTGCTCAGGAAGATCTCAGGATACTCTGCTCCACAAGTGGAATATTGTGGCCCAAAAATGGGTCAAACACCAACAGACCACCAAAGCATGCACCCTCACTCATCCAGTGGAGTTACACCAGTGGATCTGTCCGGGATTCTCCATAGCTTGTCTCGAGAGGGACCATCTTTGGATAGTGACTACATCGAGGACAGCTTGGACGATTCCGGTGATTGGACGTCCTCCCTTATGAGTCGCAGCCGCAATCGTCAACCTCTGGTACTCGGTGACAACGTGCTTGCTGACCTGGTAGGCAACTGGCTTGACCTACCTGAAGTGGACAAAGACTGTGTTGATGGGGGAAAGGGAATCAACAGACCAGACTCCCCAGCTCACCCACTCTACCTCAGCCGATCCCAAGAACTCTGCAAAAGATTCTCGCTCACCAGCAACATCTTTAAAAAGTTTCTACGTAGTGTGCGACCTGACCGGGACAAACTGTTGAAAGAAAAACCTGGCTGGATGCCACCGGGTCATGACTCTGAAGGAGAGCTTTTTAAAAGACCCAAGAAAACCACCAAGACCAAGGGTAGATTCTACTTACCATTCTGGTCAGGGGGTGGACAGCAAGCCAAGGGTAGATTGTGTCCTCAGCCAGTAGAAGAGAAGGGCCAAGTATTAGGACTTTACCTAGATCAGGGTCCTACAGATGCAGTGGAAAAGGTCCAGCCTTTGCTTGATTACAGTACAGCTGTTTGGGTTTAG